One Onychostoma macrolepis isolate SWU-2019 chromosome 15, ASM1243209v1, whole genome shotgun sequence DNA segment encodes these proteins:
- the nkapd1 gene encoding NKAP domain containing 1: MSKVSMGKVLLRNVIRHTDAHNKIQEESEMWKLRDLERQTSSAHFPKQRGRMHCDRCLDDSEGSMRERLGDRRDEMSERDEREARYWTRKLYEFEANDPDRWGHSGFKELYPEDFYSDGGKDCSNSKHKRKKHKNKLDADIEKSSKKSSKKKKKKKEKKRRKTAASGSETCSDAEDTVRRKQRRKGGKSKRRKKEHKNKDRTEDSDTEDSHSDTRPRTHRKRDCPETDTLTEPQRKKRKNWKVANEERSEESSDA, encoded by the exons ATGTCGAAGGTGTCTATGGGTAAAGTACTGCTCCGAAATGTCATCAGACACACAGACGCCCATAACAAG ATTCAAGAGGAGTCTGAGATGTGGAAATTGAGGGATCTTGAGCGACAAACCTCGTCTGCTCATTTCCCAAAGCAGAG GGGCCGCATGCACTGTGACCGTTGCTTGGATGATTCAGAAGGGTCCATGCGAGAGCGGCTTGGAGACAGGAGAGATGAGATGTCTGAGAGAGACGAGAGAGAGGCTCGATACTGGACGCGAAAACTGTATGAGTTTGAAGCCAATGATCCTGACAG GTGGGGCCACAGTGGCTTTAAGGAGCTTTATCCAGAGGATTTTTATTCTGATGG gGGAAAAGACTGCAGTAATAGtaaacacaaaaggaaaaaacaCAAGAACAAACTAGACGCTGACATAGAGAAATCTTCCAAGAAGTCAtctaagaagaagaaaaagaaaaaggagaagAAAAGACGGAAGACTGCTGCCTCAGGCTCTGAGACCTGCAGCGATGCAGAGGACACCGTCAGGAGGAAACAGAGGAGGAAGGGAGGTAAGAGCAAGCGGAGGAAAAAGGAGCACAAAAACAAGGACAGAACCGAGGACAGCGACACGGAGGACAGCCATTCAGACACAAGGCCGAGAACGCACAGGAAGAGAGACTGCCCTGAAACGGACACACTGACCGAACCGCAAAGGAAAAAGCGGAAAAACTGGAAAGTGGCGAATGAGGAGAGATCAGAGGAGAGCTCTGATGCTTGA